A stretch of Aedes aegypti strain LVP_AGWG chromosome 2, AaegL5.0 Primary Assembly, whole genome shotgun sequence DNA encodes these proteins:
- the LOC5574826 gene encoding GPI ethanolamine phosphate transferase 3 yields MALMKSWNFVFVLVWLSLLFAAGIHLFSKGFLLTRISQTDFNTCTRYEDYRCENDKDYKETCNGSEKVASILRDVNKSANICLPQKSKVILLVIDALRYDFGTFDPDLKHPLPYQNKLPIMTELKNRFPDHTRKVKFVADPPTTTLQRLKGMTTGSLPTFIDIGSNFASPEINEDNVVDQWVRNNKTAVFLGDSTWTELFPGRFKRKYDYPSFNIHDLDTVDRAIENYLPREITKKDWDVIIGHFLGVDHCGHRYGPLHDEMARKLGEMDAVIRNITEQMDDQTTLIVVGDHGMTQTGDHGGESLDEVDALFFMYSKGTPLLPQEYDEHKTAIQQIDLVPLLSSLLGVPIPYSNLGQINFQLLPDTRIDTFLKYQSAMLHLWQNARQIQNYFQQYAESNKGTFTVDQLDDFENKFLMLTQRVNTVYTEAAFQSFSKDLRLYLKDILESCREIWVKFDAQMISHGLLVTFLTCFATFILIANSTAHQLGQIFNGQVIYYILVLSFMAGASGYFFHRDFNMSSAEHGTIFFASIASIGILFFLIIQNWANITENISQYNHKKNFVTRISFAFTTCVFFSNSFIIQEQKILSYVLIGFFLLAMYNVQKNSHFKVVRFRWPTLRKSTFLKLLSLALFGISLVRFSSNYFRCREEQGNCTDYLVKAPTPDARRKTGPEFDLVPIVALVCYIICARYYLRACGNLTGNSFNILLARYGPPLGAICACGHFTLAMNNTKGVPQIHVDAFAWTVYILLLIQIVTILIRPLMIFILPKKKEMMNILYGDQTNPAPEIYRQLRDSYNSKSTPSDSDEVPIVCGLATVYSSVFLSIGVFVVILLALLLGANGTAGLILTLVVTISYGIITSILQYESSTNLLSCLQPSFTTLLAWIILMQFGFYATSHQPTMSQIDWNAAFVGRTWYYDNNNVISAALVLLNTFSVTFLLCVLFPLIIFTPFCVYTMWPSLAQKIYQKSSNTKRNAKSSRKTDAGTVEYRSVTVNKLEDEEREENGEQANAKAIDFDVTKGEINLYENEKLFLGSAFKTACQLLLIQGIRIFCAMFACTLHCRHLMVWKIFAPRFIYEGIGSYVAFIGLNLGFLLLLRIHRAVNNLISQINKDR; encoded by the exons ATGGCGTTGATGAAATCGTGGAACTTTGTGTTCGTGCTGGTGTGGCTGTCGCTACTTTTTGCAGCCGGTATTCATCTGTTTTCCAAGGGATTCCTGTTGACACGAATTTCCCAAACCGATTTCAACACCTGTACGAGATATGAAGACTACCGATGTGAAAATGATAAGGATTATAAG GAAACCTGCAATGGTTCGGAGAAGGTGGCTTCCATCCTGCGAGACGTGAACAAGTCTGCGAACATTTGCCTTCCGCAGAAAAGCAAAGTTATTCTGTTGGTGATCGATGCCCTTCGGTACGACTTTGGGACGTTCGATCCGGATTTGAAGCACCCTCTACCCTATCAGAACAAGCTGCCGATAATGACGGAGTTGAAGAATCGCTTTCCGGATCACACTCGTAAGGTGAAGTTTGTGGCTGATCCACCCACGACCACACTTCAACGATTGAAGGGCATGACGACCGGAAGCTTGCCCACGTTTATCGATATTGGGTCGAACTTTGCCTCTCCGGAGATCAACGAGGACAATGTGGTGGACCAGTGGGTCAGGAATAATAAGACGGCAGTTTTCTTGGGTGACAGCACGTGGACAGAACTGTTTCCAGGAAGATTCAAGCGGAAATACGACTACCCTAGTTTTAACATTCACGATTTGGATACGGTGGATAGGGCTATTGAAAACTATCTCCCGCGCGAAATTACCAAAAAAGATTGGGATGTCATCATCGGACACTTTCTGGGGGTGGATCACTGTGGACACCGCTATGGACCTCTACATGATGAGATGGCAAGGAAGTTGGGAGAAATGGACGCAGTCATAAGAAATATCACGGAGCAGATGGATGACCAAACGACCTTGATTGTCGTGGGTGACCATGGTATGACACAAACAGGTGATCACGGAGGAGAGTCCTTGGACGAAGTCGACGCCTTGTTCTTCATGTACTCGAAAGGGACCCCGCTGTTGCCGCAAGAGTACGATGAGCACAAAACGGCCATTCAACAGATTGATTTGGTTCCACTGCTTTCCTCTTTACTTGGGGTTCCCATTCCTTACTCAAATTTAGGACAAATCAACTTCCAGCTACTTCCGGACACCAGAATTGATACGTTTTTGAAGTACCAATCGGCAATGCTACATTTATGGCAAAATGCCCGACAGATCCAGAATTACTTCCAACAATACGCCGAATCCAACAAGGGAACATTCACGGTAGATCAGCTGGATGATTTCGAGAATAAATTCCTCATGCTTACTCAACGAGTCAACACGGTGTATACGGAGGCAGCCTTCcaaagtttctccaaagatcTTCGCCTCTACCTGAAGGACATCTTGGAGAGTTGTCGCGAAATCTGGGTCAAGTTCGATGCACAAATGATCTCACACGGTCTTCTGGTAACATTCCTGACTTGCTTTGCCACGTTTATCTTGATTGCCAACTCCACTGCTCATCAACTAGGACAGATATTCAACGGACAAGTAATCTATTACATTCTCGTACTGAGCTTCATGGCAGGAGCGTCCGGATACTTCTTCCACCGGGATTTCAACATGTCCTCGGCTGAGCATGGCACGATTTTCTTCGCATCCATTGCCTCCATCGGAATACTGTTCTTCCTGATTATCCAAAACTGGGCAAACATCACCGAAAACATCAGCCAATACAACCACAAGAAGAACTTTGTCACCAGAATCTCCTTCGCGTTCACAACCTGCGTGTTCTTCTCCAACAGCTTCATCATTCAGGAACAGAAAATATTGTCCTACGTGCTGATTGGATTCTTCCTGCTCGCCATGTACAACGTTCAAAAGAACAGCCACTTCAAGGTAGTACGTTTCCGATGGCCCACGTTACGTAAATCGACCTTCCTGAAGCTGTTGTCGCTTGCACTGTTCGGAATCTCGTTGGTTCGCTTCTCCAGTAATTATTTCCGCTGTCGAGAGGAACAAGGAAACTGCACAGACTACCTAGTAAAGGCTCCAACTCCAGATGCCAGGCGCAAAACGGGTCCGGAGTTTGATCTGGTCCCGATTGTTGCACTCGTTTGCTACATCATCTGTGCACGGTACTACCTTAGAGCTTGTGGAAACCTCACAGGGAATTCCTTCAATATCCTTTTGGCACGATATGGACCACCGTTAGGTGCGATTTGTGCTTGCGGACACTTCACCTTGGCCATGAACAACACCAAAGGTGTCCCTCAGATTCACGTGGATGCATTTGCGTGGACAGTTTACATCCTTCTGCTGATACAAATCGTTACCATCCTGATCCGACCACTCATGATCTTCATCCTACCGAAAAAGAAGGAAATGATGAACATCCTTTACGGTGACCAAACCAATCCGGCTCCTGAGATCTACAGGCAGCTTCGCGACAGCTACAACTCCAAATCCACCCCCTCGGATTCAGACGAAGTCCCGATCGTTTGCGGCCTAGCCACCGTCTACTCGTCCGTATTCCTCTCCATTGGAGTTTTCGTAGTAATATTGCTGGCCCTCCTCCTTGGCGCCAACGGAACAGCCGGTCTAATACTGACCCTCGTCGTCACCATAAGCTACGGGATCATCACCTCCATTCTGCAGTACGAGAGCTCAACCAATCTCCTGTCCTGCTTGCAGCCTTCCTTCACGACCCTCCTCGCCTGGATCATCCTCATGCAGTTCGGATTCTACGCCACGTCCCACCAACCGACCATGTCGCAAATCGATTGGAACGCGGCCTTCGTAGGCCGCACTTGGTACTACGACAACAACAATGTCATTTCCGCAGCACTGGTCCTCCTCAACACCTTCTCCGTGACATTCCTTTTGTGCGTCCTTTTCCCACTGATCATCTTCACCCCGTTTTGCGTGTACACCATGTGGCCCTCGTTAGCCCAAAAAATCTACCAGAAATCATCCAACACAAAACGAAATGCCAAAAGCTCGCGGAAAACGGACGCCGGGACCGTGGAGTACCGCAGCGTTACGGTCAATAAGCTGGAGGACGAAGAACGGGAAGAAAACGGGGAGCAAGCAAACGCGAAGGCGATCGATTTCGATGTGACCAAGGGCGAGATCAATCTGTACGAGAACGAGAAGCTGTTTTTGGGGAGCGCCTTCAAGACGGCGTGTCAGCTGCTGTTGATTCAAGGCATTCGG ATATTCTGTGCCATGTTTGCATGCACTTTGCACTGCCGCCATCTGATGGTGTGGAAGATCTTCGCACCGCGTTTCATCTACGAAGGCATCGGTAGCTACGTGGCCTTCATTGGTCTGAATCTGGGTTTCCTGCTGCTGCTCCGGATCCATCGTGCCGTTAACAATCTCATCAGTCAGATCAACAAGGACCGATAG
- the LOC110677010 gene encoding uncharacterized protein LOC110677010 has protein sequence MNCCVIPGCGNKFQLYRVPNSGNNRFRQWKKVAPVFGTGSERICSHHFIETDFVENIRKKLKSTAIPSINLPAERLKASNKIGCCVLGCRSKDIKNMEKFPSMTSKAWLKWANILGCAEANTAGWKICQKHFKDDAFTTVTSRYLKNSAVPTKKLKRPVKIVEIHRRQIKQIPTEQCLLDHDYVKEDVRPKSNRMCSVYGCTTKTSKGVFLHKFPKERIKMTAWVHAIKSGKKPTKNSFVCSQHFHDSDYNTGSNILRKSAVPSQNIPLTFSQEVQIRTDDPYKRIVKSFRKPKDSLNSYETLEVSGNSSLEITMQSTEVSQSDRSGFCAVNAAQWDKTEN, from the exons ATG AACTGCTGTGTAATCCCGGGATGCGGGAACAAGTTCCAGCTGTACCGGGTGCCCAACTCCGGAAATAATCGCTTCCGGCAATGGAAGAAGGTCGCGCCTGTTTTTGGAACTGGATCCGAGCGGATTTGCTCTCACCATTTCATCGAAACGGACTTCGTGGAAA ATATCCGGAAGAAGCTGAAGAGCACTGCAATCCCCTCCATCAACTTGCCGGCGGAAAGGTTGAAAGCATCAAACAAAATAGGCTGCTGCGTTTTGGGATGCCGCTCCAAAGACATCAAGAATATGGAAAAGTTTCCCTCCATGACATCGAAAGCTTGGCTGAAATGGGCAAACATACTGGGCTGTGCGGAGGCTAATACAGCGGGGTGGAAAATCTGCCAGAAGCACTTCAAGGACGATGCATTTACAACAG ttACATCACGATACTTGAAGAACAGTGCTGTTCCCACTAAGAAACTGAAAAGGCCCGTGAAGATAGTGGAAATTCATCGCAGACAGATCAAACAGATTCCCACTGAACAGTGTCTGCTGGACCATGACTATGTGAAAGAAGATGTACGGCCAAAAAGCAACAGAATGTGTTCTGTTTACGGCTGCACTACAAAAACGAGCAAAGGcgtatttcttcataaatttccgAAAGAGAGGATCAAGATGACCGCTTGGGTGCATGCCataaaatcaggaaaaaaacCGACAAAAAATTCTTTTGTCTGCAGTCAACATTTTCACGATAGTGACTATAACACTG GGTCGAATATACTGAGAAAATCTGCAGTACCATCCCAAaacattcctctgacattttccCAAGAAGTTCAGATACGCACTGATGATCCTTACAAGCGAATCGTTAAATCTTTCCGAAAACCAAAAGATAGTCTGAACTCCTACGAAACTCTAGAAGTATCCGGAAATTCATCGCTGGAAATTACAATGCAATCAACCGAGGTTTCACAATCTGACCGTTCTGGATTCTGTGCTGTAAACGCTGCACAGTGggacaaaactgaaaattga